The DNA sequence TTTGTATGGGTTCGATTCAAATAGAGTTTTCAATACCACTCtcaattgcttttattatttcCTTGAAGTTTTCTTCGAAACTAAAATCAAATGTAAATGCCCGCTAGATTTTTAATGCTCGCTTGCAACTGGTTTGGAAGAAAACTGGTAaccgatatatatatatttattttatatgtacgTTTTATGTACGTTTTTCACATGCCACATTTTTAATTCTTTGTGTATTAATGTGTTATTATGATTTACAGTTGCTTGCTATAGCTGCAGCTAAAAATATCGTTGGATGGTGTATTATCTCACTGTTTGATCgtaaagtaataaatttttagaaataCATTTATAACATACATAGATAACACCTTAGGTATTTTTAAACCATGTGGGActttaagtttatatttgtaGTAGTTTATttctaaaaatatgaaaatgacacaaaattttaaaaatacaatgaaAAAATATTGATATCACCtaaatttttttgtgtttttctttatatttatacAGAGATAATATACTCGTGCACATGAATTAGAGATTCTTAAACTTAAACTGGatgaaaaattagtttaaatggatgatttatcattttttttctataattaattaaactctaattatttttaatgaataATCATTGTTAAAATAAcacatgaaaaaattgaagaacactaattacaaataaaatctaaaaactTTTAAAGGCAATAACGAGGATGAACTAAAATTTTAAACAAGGAATAAACATTGGAAGCTCAATGatattcaaacaaaaaatttctattttttttcctgcaaagtatataaaaattctaaaattttaataaagaatatatataatatggtaGGCTAGATAGAAAATGCGTGTTAAGAATGTGGAAGTGTGAAGTAAGTAAGATAGAGTAAGTGTATAAGATGTATGGATTTCTaactacaaattaattaattatcatattttttacTACAAGCCGCAAAAATAAACATATTTGTAGTTTCTAAAGCTAAAAGTGTCACAAATATAAACTTAAGAGTATATCTAATAAAGTATTAAATTGGTAAAATATTGCTATATTTTAATACTTTTCAACAAAagactatgcaatggttgttgTATATTGTGTCAAATTTGACCAATGATATAAAACATTTATAATGGAGTGctaaaaagggaaatttgattttttatgcttacatatggttaaaatttttttacgGAATATGAATGAAGGATTGAAGCATCTGACCGGGCTCTGGAGATGAATACCGAAAGAGCTTACCGGATGCACCATCGACCTCAGATAGCTGGACCGGGCGGTGGAagaactaaaaagaaaaaacgtAGTAGCCTAACCGAAGTTTTTATTCCAGCCAACTATATAGAGTTGAAAATAGAGTGGAAAACTACGCTTCAAAatcaagaatttttttttctaaacaaataataactaatatttgtagGATATGACAACTTTTATGATATCCCTGAAATACTCCTATTTACATCACCCCCATttacaccatcggaccacccatcgggccacccatcggacccatcggaccaccatcggatCAGATctgttatcattttttttttttttatgtttttgtacatacaaaagtagcatcaggtgaccatcggaccccatcgaactaccaattttttttttctttttttatgtttttgtactaaaaaaaagtatggggaaatttgagaggggtatttttgggttttaaataaagtggtcatatattttcaatggtgatatgtattagtttagaaataaaatattaggtatatgtaattatagaaaatcaaattttccgCTAAAAAAgtagtatattattatattttggtcgttttaaaaaatactactgttattttaaaaagtataaaaatattCCTAAAATATTTGGCGTTTGGTAACTCTttcgtttttaaattttttaatcacaaaaataaaaatttttatttttattttttaattttttttaaaaaaataaaaatatattctataactacttttgttttttttaattttaaaaacaaaaactcaaagtgtaaattttattttattttcatttgtgaattttatttaagtcggatccaatccaaaatattaattaaaaaaaatgtttacaaaaattttgaaacttattttttttttttgtttttaaaatttagattcttaattaaaaaattgaaaaataaaaaataattttataaaacatgatttagaaaaatatttttactttttcaattttaaaaacaaaaaattaattaaaaatgtatTACTAAACGCGCCcttaataatcaataattttacatttgattATCTCGTGTAGAGGCACGAGGAGAAGTAGTAGTGCAGCAAGAAAATTCAGCATGGAAAAGAGGAAGTGAATGATGGGCTGGATTGGTGGCAATTGGTACACTAGGACATATTGACATCAATAAAGATCTCCATTAaaaaatcatcatcatctttaTTAAGACCCAATATTTGAGGCTGATGATGAGGAGGAAGATGGAAGCTTAGAAGCTAGAGCTACAGATTGATACCAAGTCATTAATATTGTTGCATGACAAGTAAGCAGGTGAAGTACTACCTCCCTCCTTGAATGGTTTCTAAGTAGACAACGATTAATTTTAGAACAtgaaaaatcaattaattatgaTGATATTGCTCACTCTAAAACTAGTACTACTAGCGCTTCTCTTCAGCACAGCATTAGCTCTCACCAAAGGAAAAGATGTACTGTGGACGACACTACAAAATAATGCAATTGTTGGCAAGAAATCCTCTTCGTTTTCTCTTAAGACAAGTGATGAATCAGTACAACGCATCAAACTTTAATACAACTTTCTTAACTTTTCAATCAATAATTCACTTGCCACAACAATTGAGCAATATGTatattgtatattttatatTGGTACAATAGTTCAGATAGGTTTTATTCCTCTTGGGACATACCACCAAGGAAGCATAGCGTAGCATCACCCAATGCAACCCAACAAAGAGAGGTGCTGGTGCATTCTTCAATGAAGAAAAACTTCAGCTCATTCAGGAAAGGTAAGCAAAGAAATGAGAGGCTCACTCTTGGGAAAGCACGCCACAAGCTTGGAACGTTTGGCGAGCTCAAAATCATCAAACTGGAAGGCAGGTGCGCAGGTGCAGCCCACGAGAGAGTAGTGGCTCTCCCCATCTCTTGTAGCAGCTTTGAGCAGAGTTCCATCTGTACCAATATTAAAGTCTTTAGTTGGAAATGCACCAAACCACACATTAGGAGGCACTGTATACTGAGGTTGCTGATTATCTCCAATCAAATCTGGTCCAAGGCAAGTTAATTTGACCTCTCCATCTTCCTCATTCATCTCCACTATCTGAAACCAAATCATCATGGGTGTTAAAGAAGATCAGAGTTTTCTCATGAAGGAGTTCTCTTTCAAATCAAATGCTTAGATGTATAAATTATGGAGAAGCAAGTATGCCACTTTACTTACCGTAATAGGCTCTCCCAAGTAGAAATGCCAAGTTTCTGCACATGGGATTCGATGAAGGTTTGACACATTCCCAGATGGCAATAAGAAGTAAATGCATGAATTCACAGCCCGCTCTACCTTATctattaatacattattaagaTTAGTATCAATTCACAAGTTCATACTACTAAGAAAACAGAAGACTAACAAATGAGATATCAATTTAACATTCTGGTCTTAGAAAACAAAACATTAAACTTAATAAGATAAGAATCAGATTATGGCAAAAAGGAGTATATGATTCTCCAATGTAAGTCAATAACATTAAACATTTgacaagaaaaaataaaaaaaaaacccaatctAAGGCAGATCAtatgaataaattttttaaaaaaataaataaaaacccaGATAAGATATTGTGGGAATAAAATCAAAACGATCTAGTTAGATGGTAAAGATGAATATAAGAAAGAGTGACTAACATTGGGGTGGGAGTTGAGACTTTGAGAGCATAACAGAGTTGTCTCTTAAAGTTTCGAAGTAGAATCCACCCTCTGGATGTGGATTGAGATTCAATTTCGCCACAATTTGTGAAGCAGTAGCCATCGGTATTCTCTATTAATCTCTATCACTCGCTCAAATTTTCACCCTCCCCTCGTCTACCTAACACACCTTTCTATTCTCctgttaaaaatttattatatattatattatttggaAAGTATAGTATAATAAATGGCATAGGCTGGCTGCTCAACTAGAACATAACTCATGGAGTATGACAGAGTACAGTCGTGGTAGACTTTTTCTTTGGTCAATCAACATTAGGCTGTCAAAccccaactttttttttttttttttttttttgagataaataAAATAGCACACTTTCATAACCCAATTTGAGATAAAGgtaacaacaatttttatttagagTGGATAGCAATGGGAACTATATATATGACTTTGGTAGTTTGTTTTGTGGTGAAAAACGAAAATAGGTAATTAACTGTGGTAGAACAAAAATGAAGAGATATGCCAAAGGGTCATGGAGGGTCAAATCCATTTATAAACGGACCGGATTTGAactgaatttaaatttttgacaTGATGAATAAATAAGTCGGTTTACTTAAATTTTAAGCGACATCAACACAAATTGTCCCAAccctaaacattttttttttaagtagtgacaaataaaccaaataatATCACATTGATTAAAGGACTATACATTCCATAAGAACAAAAGAAAGTATCTAAATCATGTGATTGCCTTGTACATAAAACACTGGATTTCTTTGGTAATTGGGTACGCGATTATTTTATCATGTCACTGAAATTGATAATTTCATGCATTCTTTTCAACTTCTATTTTagatttcttgaagaaaaaaaaaactaatcctTAGATCGATGTTAGTTTTCTATTTGATGGTCATTCGTTGCTAAGCTTTTCCGAGCTAGTATTCTCTAATTTATCTCATTAAGCAAACATTAATttttgcataaaaaaaattaagagcaaACATTGACTGGAAGTCCTAATGAATGCTTCCATATATATGCTTGATTAGGACAATGGAGCAAGCAACACGATGACCTTATGTGGTTGAAATTTTTCCTCATCCAACTTTTTTTCTCCCCAAGTAATATTTGTTGGTGTAATAAAACTCACTTTTTCTCATCAATGTGACTTTACAACCCAAAGATTATTGAAAGAGAAAAGCCACTAACACAACATGTAAGCCCGTACTCtgacaaaaagaaataaaaaaacatgTAAGCCAATACGGTTAAAGAAAACTGAAAATTTATAAAGAATGGTGTTAAGATTGCCAACATTCCCCTTCATGCATAATTTGTCCAACACAATTCACACTCAATAAGATAAGAACTTTCTGATCATGAAAATGCTCACTTTTGTCCACAACTCAAGCCCGAAAAACTCCCTTCATAAATCCTTGCAAAGAACTCCCCATCCCAGCTCCAACGGTTTCAGCCAAGTATTTTGCCTGCAAAATTTCAACATAGGGCTTTTATGGATTACAACTTCTAAAAGGCAGCATAGTTAGTGAGTAAACATTATAGTTTTTGTGTATAGACCTCTTGCATGGTTTTCTTGAAATCAAAGGCATCTTTGACACGACCATTCAAGAAAGCCCAAGTATCACGAAAATCTGTCAGAATCAGCAAACTGTCAAATTAGTATATTGCAGAGGAGTGGAACTAACCAATCCGAAACTAATGTATAGGCCAACAGAACAAGGTATCCAAGAGGACCTTGTGAAAATCACACATACCAGTGGAACTATCAGTAAGCATGTAGATCTCAGTTGTCGAGTATATTCCTCCAAGAACAGTGCGCTTTACATACCAATCAATATCAGAGGCCTCATCACCAGCGGCATGCCAGATTTCATCGACAAGCATAGCTCGCTGCTTAAAACTCGTTGGAACATTCATTGGTTGTGCCTATACAAgaaatcttaaaaaataaattttgtgcCTATCATATtagtctcttttttctttttctttttctggtgTGTGTGTAGAGTATCATTAATTTATTGAATGAACACCACAACACTAAAAGAAGATCATAAGCAAGGTGATACCTGGATACTAAGAGCCTGAGGCCATTTTGTTATGTATGGAGCTTGCATTTCCAAGCGAATTCTAACAAGCTTGGAGATACGCTCactaggtatcaaacttttcaaGTCCTCTCCGGAGTCAATTCTATCAATAAGTCTTTGTAAACAATCATCCATGAAAAACTGTAAGAAATAGATGAAATGATATTCAAATTAGTAATGTGGGGAAAATAACACAAGATAAAACTTACAGCAAGCAAGACTACACAATACCGAAAAATGTTCTGTTAAAATTAAGCTTTCAATACATTAGTTCAAAATTGCATGACTAAATAGATGGAAAATAGTATGTATCACTGACTTCCCAATAAAAACACCCATAATTCAGTCTTTATCTTTCATTCTAATTAGCAAAAAGACTCTCTAGtcatttttctttctatttcgCCTCAGCAAGGTTCTGAGAAGACCTTAAAGTTAATAATAGATAATATACACAGGTACTTTGAAGTTGTAGTTTATAATCACAGATAATTAAAAGCGTATTTCAGCATTAGAAGACGAACAAAACTCTCGTAAAATCTAACATTATAGTAAATAGCTAACATAAGAGTACGTATAGCTATAACATTTTACTAGATAACTGTAATAATAGTATGTAATTTATGTACAGAGAAAACAGAAGAGAAATAATCATAATACTAGTATAACACGGATGGgtcataattaatcaaattatatacaaatataacgAATAGTTAGTGCCTAAACATAACTACCAAGAAAAATTCTTACAACTAAGGGAAAAAGTGAATTCAACCAGTAAAGTAACACAaaatgaaatttggcaaatgggaTGCGTGGATGCTATacaatatacatacatacatacacaaataaataattataaatagtaaTACCTCCACTAGAGCAGCCTCTTTCCTGGGAAGTGACCCAATTATAGCGGGAGACACACCGGCGTCTCTGGCACCTGCAACCATTGCAGCTTCGGTCCACCCCAACTTAAGCTGCACCAACTCATCCCAAACGCTACAATTAAAAATTCACCCCCAATTTTGACTTTACATATACAAGATCCCATTTCCAAATTCGAAAatgcataataataataataaatgaataaaagaaTTACGGACCACATGGAAAAGGGAAGCACGAAGCACCCTAGCTTGCTCCTCTTGGTAATCCGGTATCGGGTTCTGGCTGCGATGGTGGGAAGCATCCTGAGCAGACCAATCCGAAGAAGAGGAGGTGGAGGAAGCTGAATCTGAAGAGTTAGTGTTTTGAAACTTATGGTGATGGTGGTGTTGGTGTTGATTAGGGGTTTGATTGGGGAACGATAGAGAATCTACGGAGGAGAAACAACGAAAGGGAGGGAATCGATAACGGGAGGTGCCATTGCCGGAAGCAGAAGAAGCGAGAAGTAATCGCTTGGCTGCCGTACGATACATTAAAACGACGTCGGTTAGAGAAGTGGAATGAGATGTGAAGTGTGCAGTAGTGAGGTTTTGGAAAGAAAAAGATGATTAATAGGATCCTTGGTAATTATAAGGCGTTTCCTCCACGTAGCCTAGTTTCTGTGCTTCCACTTGTACTCTCATTTGGCCGCAGGCCAAGTCTAATATACCGTGATCAATTTATGATGTccccaaaaaaatattaatgcatatactatttttttaaaaaaaaattgctgcattaatttttctgttttttttttttttttgaaagacatTAATTTTTCTGTTAGTTTTTATGCAAATTGCTATAAGaattttaattacaatttaaattacTTTGTCAGTTGTTATAgagttttttttatgtaaaattttgtaaaaaaaaaataataaaaaaaaaaaactctaaaaaATTTTTCATGATACTAGATTATGTTgcaaaatgtttttttttttttttgaatggaataTGTTGCAAAATAGTTGTTGTATTGGAATAATATTGAAGGCATGTTCTCCAAATAAACAATTTGACATTCCTTGGAAATTCAAGAGATCAAAGGTTTTTCCACCAAATTAAGAGGGTGGagttagaagaagaagataggTCTATCTCATGAAGAAACAACCACATAACATGACTTATTACAAATACATATAGATTCTACCAAACTTATGATAGGCTGTGAATTACAGTAATTATTGTTTGAATTAGTTATCTTGCCCACTTGACCAATTAACCatatgtaaaattaattccaaaatgaaaaaacaaaaattcaagCTTTACAATTTTGAAGAAAGGTCCACACTCCACAAAATCCCAACCTACAAAAATTAACTATACATCTAGCTActaattaaatagttaaaattattTCCCCTCTCTCCAATTGAAAATCTTGAAAATGATAACCAATAAGATTCCACAGCCTCAACACCAATTGGGTCAGCCATAGCTTCAATTACCTAACTTATATAATAAACAAGAATCATGtactttctttcaaaaaaaaaaaaaatcaaaattcaaaactatatatgcacaataaaaagaaagaaaaaaaatgttcatcatcatcattatgaTCACATGGATAATGCATACCATAGAAATGAACAACTAGATCTTCTTTGATCATTGAAGATCAAACTTGTACTTCTTCTATCCTTCTAATGGCTTCTTTCATATCAATTCGTTCTTGTGGATTACTCTCTACACAATCAGCTCCAACATGAAGGAGTTCAATCATTTGGTTAACCGCATTGGAATTAGCAGCATTCCCAGAAGCGATTTCCGGGTCAAGCAACTCTGTCTCCCTCTCCACAGTCTTGTCTGCCGAAGAAACCCACTGAACGATGTCAATTCCGCCTTTGCCTTTGTTGAGATACTGAGAAGGGAATTTCCCAGTAAGGATTTCGAGAATGAGAATGCCGAGGCAGTATACATCGGTCTTTTGTGAGACTCTCTGGTACTTGACGTAGTCTGGGGTTTTGTAGGCGAACATGGATTGAGCTGCGTTGGTGGGACTCATCAAGGGGTGAAACGCATAGTCGCTTAGGACTGGTTCGTGGTCGTGGTTCAAAAGGACATTGCTGGACTTGAGATTCCCATGGGGAAGGTCGTAGTTTGAAAACTCTGTATACAGAAATCCCATTCCCCTTGCGATTCCTTGGATTATCTTTAGACGAGTTGGCCAGTTGAGCTCTGCATGACTGGTTCCCCGGTCtcctaaattttataaattgttAGTAAATTATGATTACTCTAATTAACTTTCACACGACACACCAACACCACTTTGATTTTGCCTATATTTTAAGGAGTTCAAAACACAATAGTTATAGTGATTTTTAATATCATTATGAAACTTTCATATGATATTGAGTTTGCACTACTCATTtagtattattttgtttaatttcaatATTCTTACTagttattttaatatcaaaattatatattttagtttaataaaTCATATTGATTGTCTAGTTGTCTTTTTTTTCTATAAGATATTGGATCAGGGATGTTTCCTTAATCTCGataataaacttgtaatattagctaacaatgatatttaaatattacaagttTGTTATTAAATTTTGATGAGCCATTTTAATcacacacaaaaaatcagaagagTGTTATGAGATTAAAACCCATGACCTTAGACATTATGTCATCTACCTCAACCAACTAAACTATGAATATTTGTTGtttataatacacttaaattttagttaaataaaagtttaataattttttttatttttttattttggtttctcgaaaagtgtgggccctaggtgcgtgcctagcccgcctatgcctaaaGCCAACCCTGTATATAGATTAGTTTCTTATACTTTCGGATGGATGAAGAATATTGAAATACTTTTCATATTCTATTTAAGAttcttaatttttgtaattcaTGTTAAATTGTTGGATATTGTTATATAAGGGaatcatttttttataatattttttcaatttttataatttgtgATAATTTAGTAGTTGCTCCAATCATTTCTATTTCACTTATGTAAATTTGGATTatgatttaaattttttgattgaTTGCTATGTGAGCAATTTTTaagtgtaaaaattaaaaaaccttaATTGAATATTCATTACTCCGAAAATCTTTGGAGTAATGATTATGTGAAATAATATGATATTATGTGAAGATATCTCTTACCATGCATAACGTATAAGAGGCTGCCTTTAGGAATGTACTCGGAGACTAACAATTTCTCTTCTCTCCGGTAATGGTAAGCCAACGGAGTCAATATATTCCGGTGGCGGAGTCCACCGAACCGCCTCATCTCGGCATCAAACCCGTCTCTTCCTAATCTATTCATCTCCCTCATCCGCTTCACCGCCACAGACAGCCCGAACGACATGACAGCCTTATAGGCCGACCCTAACCCGCCATTACCAAGAACCTCCGCCGCGGCTTTCATCAAGTCAGATAACCCGAAAGTGCCCTTTTCGTCGTTCACCATTATCAAATCAGTCATGGACCCGCTCTTCCCGTGTTGCGAATCTCcaccatcaccaccaccaccaccaccactagCAGATCTCTTGGAATCGCTGCCCTTTTGGGTGGATGAATCCAAATTCCTTCGGTTAGAGCTGGGCACGTGAACTTCGACCACGTCGTCCGTGGTTTCCCTCCCTAGCTGACTAAAATCGTCTTCAATATTGTTCTTTGAGCTAAGCAGAGCATATATTAAGACAATGACCATTGCAGCCACGACTCCGCCGACGACTAATTTGTTGTCATTTGAGTAATTTTCGGTAGCTGGCAGAGCCGGCGATTGGGTTGGTACCGTGGAGCAAACTGTGTCCAATGGTTTACCGCAAAGACCATTATTTCCAGCGAAAGCACTAGCATTGTAAGAGGAAAAGATGGCCGGGATTTCACCCTCGAGCTTGTTATTGGATAAGTCAAGTGAATTAATGCTCTGTTTAAAGACAGGAATCGAGCCTGTGAATTGGTTGTTCTCCAAATGAAGTTCTATGAGATGAGTTAATTGTCCAAGAGATTCCGGCACGTTTCCGGTGAATTGATTCTCGTTAAGCCAAACTTTCTTAAGCGAATTTAAATGGGAGAAGAAATCAGAAGGAATATCACCGGAAAAAGCATTCCCGCTAAGTAACAGAGATTTCAAAACTCCAAGCTTGCTGAACTCCGGTATTGGACCGGAGAAGTTATTATTCATGAAACTAATTGTTCTAAGGCCCGAAATCTGATTCAAGGCATCAATATCGATTTTCCCAGAAAGACCCATGTTAGTGAGATGGAGACCGGTAATGATTCCGTCAAAACACATTACCCCTGCCCACCGAGACGAACAAGGGGAAGAGTTAGGAACCCATGAAGCGAGAGCATTGGTTTGTGTAAAGGAGTTTTTGAGTTTGAGAAGGGAATCACCTTCAGAAAGTGAATGGGAGAAAGGAATGAAATAGAAAAGAGGAATGAGGAAGAGGAGAGAAGGAACAGCGGCCATTGATGAGCTGAGCCGGTAATGGTGACACAGCTCGAGATAGAAACGGAGCCGCTGTTCGTAGATAATGCTTGGTGGTGAGTATGTTTTGGTGATTTTTGCTTAGACTGTTTTTGTTGGATAATCGAAATGTGTGTCATTTTTGGTGAAAGAGGAATGTGATTGAGGAGTCTTGGCTTTGAGAAAAGGGAGTTGGTCAGGAAACTACCCTCAATTTCATGCCTTATTCTAATAATAGATTTCTTTTGATAAGTACTCTAATAATAGATTTTGGAAAGAGAAAGACATTAGATTCTTGGGTTGATAACTCTCGTTGACCAATTCAACCTCATTAGAGACCTTTCCTTTTATTAACAATGTGTCTCAATCTCCTTCAATTCTGCAACTCATTTTATCAAATCTCAAGCTCAGATGAAAGCCTCTTCTTTTGGTGTCCAAACTATAATTAAGATCCTTAAAAAGAAccaataaaaaaacaaatatgcAAGGCTTGAAGAAAAGGGTGAAGCCAAGACTCAAGACTAAGGCATTGTCTTAGATGCTTCGGTATTTAGTATTTACAATTACAATTTACTCTGTAATCTGTATGCTTtgattgagagaaaaaaaaaatgattaaaagttaaaaattacaTACATACAACTTAACTTAGGCAAAAACACTGAGTTTTCTTCTATGATTCAACATGCCATCTACTGTGAAGTGAAAGCCTGCCCAAAAGAATAGTTATTAATTTTAGAACAACACAAACACTAAATACAAGCCAAAACAATAGTTAACGATTGTTACCGAAAATATGTTGCAGTGACCAGGATCAGCAATGTGAGCCATCAAATTGTCAATGGGATCTTTACCAGTATAAATAGCTTGGAACCAAAAACCCACAAAAGCCAGCATGGCAAGACGCCCATTCTTGATCTCTTTGGTTCTCAAAACCATGACAGGCTCCGGAGACCCTCTTCCCCACATAAACGGGTCAAACCAAAGCCCACCCGGGTACCCAACATCGGGCTTTGGGTTCTTCTTGTGGGGCATTTTGGGCTCAATATCAACGCAGCCTGGGTTGAGCATGTCAGCCCATCTTCGACCCTCAACCCAGCCCATTAGTACTAATTGAACCACAAACAAAGTGGTTTGGTCCGCAAAATATTCTCTGGCTCCAGCTTCGTACCATGAGAAGTCTTTGATGAATCCTAATCTTTCAAACCACTCAGGGATAAGGATTCCAGACACACCCAGCATTGCCCACCTGGCGTGCATCAGTTCAGCTTGTGCGAACCATTTTAGTAGTTCTGGATCAGACCCTGCAAATTAAACCAATTTCACCActatttttctatcaaaaaattaaataaaattatgggGAAATTTTCACTCAAATTTACGGTTGAGAAGAATATATGAGTACCTAATCCAAGTGGGTCAAAGCCAAAGTCCCCAGGAAggctttacaaaaaaaataacaaaattaaagaaaaaagtgAGAATTATGGCAAATGtgataaatttttttgaatatgtTATAAGGAGAAACTTGGTGACCTTCCATCGAGCCATTCAGGAGGTGAGCTACCAGGGAACCATAATGGCCTATCTGGAGGAAGTGGTTCACAAACACTCGATACTCCTTTTGTTGCATTAACCCTAGTTGTCCCTAACAACGATTTGGAAGTGATTTTTGGTGAGGAAATTTTCAATGGAGTTCCCCTGTTTCCAAACAGAAAGTAAATATGGTAAAGATTATAGAGAAGTGTACTTGAAAAAGTGAGACAAAGTTAGTGTTGTGTAGAAAAATGTGACCTTTTTGAGACGATTGAGAGAGCAGTAGAAGCTATTGCCAGGGCCATGTTCTTAAGCAATAATGATTATTGAGGATTTGAACTTC is a window from the Cannabis sativa cultivar Pink pepper isolate KNU-18-1 chromosome 1, ASM2916894v1, whole genome shotgun sequence genome containing:
- the LOC115705402 gene encoding uncharacterized protein LOC115705402 isoform X1 — its product is MYRTAAKRLLLASSASGNGTSRYRFPPFRCFSSVDSLSFPNQTPNQHQHHHHHKFQNTNSSDSASSTSSSSDWSAQDASHHRSQNPIPDYQEEQARVLRASLFHVLKLGWTEAAMVAGARDAGVSPAIIGSLPRKEAALVEFFMDDCLQRLIDRIDSGEDLKSLIPSERISKLVRIRLEMQAPYITKWPQALSIQAQPMNVPTSFKQRAMLVDEIWHAAGDEASDIDWYVKRTVLGGIYSTTEIYMLTDSSTDFRDTWAFLNGRVKDAFDFKKTMQEAKYLAETVGAGMGSSLQGFMKGVFRA
- the LOC115707656 gene encoding pollen receptor-like kinase 3 isoform X1, with protein sequence MAAVPSLLFLIPLFYFIPFSHSLSEGDSLLKLKNSFTQTNALASWVPNSSPCSSRWAGVMCFDGIITGLHLTNMGLSGKIDIDALNQISGLRTISFMNNNFSGPIPEFSKLGVLKSLLLSGNAFSGDIPSDFFSHLNSLKKVWLNENQFTGNVPESLGQLTHLIELHLENNQFTGSIPVFKQSINSLDLSNNKLEGEIPAIFSSYNASAFAGNNGLCGKPLDTVCSTVPTQSPALPATENYSNDNKLVVGGVVAAMVIVLIYALLSSKNNIEDDFSQLGRETTDDVVEVHVPSSNRRNLDSSTQKGSDSKRSASGGGGGGDGGDSQHGKSGSMTDLIMVNDEKGTFGLSDLMKAAAEVLGNGGLGSAYKAVMSFGLSVAVKRMREMNRLGRDGFDAEMRRFGGLRHRNILTPLAYHYRREEKLLVSEYIPKGSLLYVMHGDRGTSHAELNWPTRLKIIQGIARGMGFLYTEFSNYDLPHGNLKSSNVLLNHDHEPVLSDYAFHPLMSPTNAAQSMFAYKTPDYVKYQRVSQKTDVYCLGILILEILTGKFPSQYLNKGKGGIDIVQWVSSADKTVERETELLDPEIASGNAANSNAVNQMIELLHVGADCVESNPQERIDMKEAIRRIEEVQV
- the LOC115704780 gene encoding uncharacterized protein LOC115704780, which encodes MATASQIVAKLNLNPHPEGGFYFETLRDNSVMLSKSQLPPQYKVERAVNSCIYFLLPSGNVSNLHRIPCAETWHFYLGEPITIVEMNEEDGEVKLTCLGPDLIGDNQQPQYTVPPNVWFGAFPTKDFNIGTDGTLLKAATRDGESHYSLVGCTCAPAFQFDDFELAKRSKLVACFPKSEPLISLLTFPE
- the LOC115705402 gene encoding uncharacterized protein LOC115705402 isoform X2; translated protein: MLPTIAARTRYRITKRSKLGCFVLPFSMCVWDELVQLKLGWTEAAMVAGARDAGVSPAIIGSLPRKEAALVEFFMDDCLQRLIDRIDSGEDLKSLIPSERISKLVRIRLEMQAPYITKWPQALSIQAQPMNVPTSFKQRAMLVDEIWHAAGDEASDIDWYVKRTVLGGIYSTTEIYMLTDSSTDFRDTWAFLNGRVKDAFDFKKTMQEAKYLAETVGAGMGSSLQGFMKGVFRA
- the LOC115707656 gene encoding pollen receptor-like kinase 3 isoform X2; translated protein: MAAVPSLLFLIPLFYFIPFSHSLSEGDSLLKLKNSFTQTNALASWVPNSSPCSSRWAGVMCFDGIITGLHLTNMGLSGKIDIDALNQISGLRTISFMNNNFSGPIPEFSKLGVLKSLLLSGNAFSGDIPSDFFSHLNSLKKVWLNENQFTGNVPESLGQLTHLIELHLENNQFTGSIPVFKQSINSLDLSNNKLEGEIPAIFSSYNASAFAGNNGLCGKPLDTVCSTVPTQSPALPATENYSNDNKLVVGGVVAAMVIVLIYALLSSKNNIEDDFSQLGRETTDDVVEVHVPSSNRRNLDSSTQKGSDSKRSASGGGGGGDGGDSQHGKSGSMTDLIMVNDEKGTFGLSDLMKAAAEVLGNGGLGSAYKAVMSFGLSVAVKRMREMNRLGRDGFDAEMRRFGGLRHRNILTPLAYHYRREEKLLVSEYIPKGSLLYVMHDRGTSHAELNWPTRLKIIQGIARGMGFLYTEFSNYDLPHGNLKSSNVLLNHDHEPVLSDYAFHPLMSPTNAAQSMFAYKTPDYVKYQRVSQKTDVYCLGILILEILTGKFPSQYLNKGKGGIDIVQWVSSADKTVERETELLDPEIASGNAANSNAVNQMIELLHVGADCVESNPQERIDMKEAIRRIEEVQV